In Myxococcales bacterium, the following are encoded in one genomic region:
- a CDS encoding leucyl/phenylalanyl-tRNA--protein transferase: MPVFRLDKRLVFPPVELAEDGLLAVGGDLSVERLLLGYSQGIFPWYGPKLPILWHAPDPRMVLFPRELVINKSLRKVIRRAPYRLTIDTAFAEVLAGCAAAPRPGQDGTWLIPDMVAAYRELHARGFAHSFEAWDGDALVGGLYGVSLGACFYGESMFARAPDASKIAFAASVAQQAAWGIEVIDCQVHTDHLARFGARELPRAEFMAVLTKALDAPTRRGRWAFELDLAAWAASGGVVPGVGAGA, translated from the coding sequence ATGCCGGTCTTCCGGCTCGACAAGCGCCTGGTGTTCCCGCCGGTCGAGCTGGCCGAGGACGGTCTGCTCGCGGTCGGCGGAGATCTGTCGGTCGAGCGGCTCTTGCTCGGGTACAGCCAGGGCATCTTCCCCTGGTACGGGCCGAAGCTGCCGATCCTGTGGCACGCGCCCGACCCGCGCATGGTGTTGTTCCCGCGCGAGCTGGTGATCAACAAGAGCCTGCGCAAGGTTATCCGGCGCGCGCCGTACCGGCTGACGATCGACACCGCGTTCGCCGAGGTCCTGGCCGGGTGCGCCGCCGCGCCGCGGCCGGGCCAGGACGGCACGTGGCTCATCCCCGACATGGTCGCGGCCTACCGCGAGCTGCACGCGCGCGGGTTCGCGCACTCGTTCGAGGCCTGGGACGGCGACGCGCTGGTCGGCGGGCTCTACGGCGTGTCGCTCGGCGCGTGCTTCTACGGCGAGTCGATGTTCGCGCGCGCGCCCGACGCGTCGAAGATCGCGTTCGCGGCCAGCGTGGCCCAGCAGGCGGCGTGGGGAATCGAGGTCATCGACTGCCAGGTCCACACCGATCACCTGGCGCGGTTCGGCGCGCGCGAGCTGCCCCGGGCCGAGTTCATGGCGGTGCTGACCAAGGCGCTCGACGCGCCGACCCGCCGCGGGCGCTGGGCGTTCGAGCTCGACCTGGCCGCGTGGGCGGCCAGCGGCGGCGTCGTGCCGGGCGTCGGCGCCGGGGCGTGA
- a CDS encoding histone deacetylase, with amino-acid sequence MRVFYSDHHAVWLPLGHRFPMGKYARLRARLVDDGVVPAAMMAPAPLARPVDLERAHDPGYVAAMLAGTLDPRAVRKLGLPWSPALVTRSLASVGGTLAAARAALVDGVAGNLAGGTHHAHRDHGSGFCVWNDLAVTAATLLAERAVGRVLVFDCDVHQGDGTAAIFADEPRVFTYSIHGGRNFPFVKPASDRDVELPDGADDALVLPLIAAGLAEVAARFTPDLVLYQAGVDPLAADKLGRLAMTAAGLAERDRIVLAHFRGRGIPVALTLGGGYAEPVEATVDAHVGTYRAAMGVMAGAS; translated from the coding sequence GTGCGCGTCTTCTATAGCGATCACCACGCGGTGTGGCTGCCGCTGGGGCATCGGTTCCCGATGGGCAAGTACGCGCGCCTGCGCGCGCGGCTGGTCGATGACGGCGTCGTGCCAGCGGCGATGATGGCGCCGGCGCCGCTGGCGCGCCCGGTCGACCTCGAGCGGGCCCACGACCCCGGCTACGTCGCCGCGATGCTGGCCGGCACGCTCGACCCGCGCGCGGTGCGCAAGCTGGGCCTGCCGTGGTCGCCGGCGCTGGTGACCCGGTCGCTGGCGTCGGTCGGCGGCACGCTGGCGGCGGCGCGCGCGGCGCTGGTCGACGGCGTCGCCGGCAACCTGGCCGGTGGCACCCACCACGCCCACCGCGATCACGGCAGCGGCTTCTGCGTCTGGAACGACCTCGCGGTCACCGCCGCGACGCTCCTGGCCGAGCGCGCGGTCGGGCGCGTGCTGGTGTTCGACTGCGACGTCCACCAGGGCGACGGCACCGCGGCGATCTTCGCCGACGAGCCGCGGGTGTTCACCTACTCGATCCACGGCGGCCGCAACTTCCCGTTCGTCAAGCCGGCCAGCGATCGCGACGTCGAGCTGCCCGACGGCGCCGACGACGCGCTGGTGCTGCCGCTCATCGCCGCCGGCCTGGCCGAGGTCGCGGCCCGGTTCACGCCTGACCTGGTGCTGTACCAGGCCGGGGTCGACCCGCTCGCCGCCGACAAGCTCGGGCGCCTGGCCATGACCGCCGCCGGCCTGGCCGAGCGGGATCGCATCGTGCTCGCGCACTTCCGCGGCCGCGGCATCCCGGTGGCGCTGACCCTGGGCGGCGGCTACGCCGAGCCCGTCGAGGCCACGGTCGACGCCCACGTCGGCACCTACCGCGCCGCGATGGGCGTCATGGCCGGCGCCTCCTGA
- the larC gene encoding nickel pincer cofactor biosynthesis protein LarC — MIRARSLGAGRELRGLHLHLDCASGIAGDMTLGALLDLGVPIEAVRDAIKAVGVAPARLSARRVIKAGLAAIDVKVATGGPVWGGHDHGHVHPPGHEHGHGHDHAHGDDAMHAHGDDDAPATGHGHGHDHHHYGEIRARIDSSSLMPEVKRRALDMFDRVAVAEATLHGVEVEEVVFHEVGAIDSVVDIVGTAAALAYLAPASVSCARVAMGSGTVRCAHGVLPVPSPAALEIMRRCGGIMTDGGVARELTTPTGAAILAHAVTAWTPAPTGAAVAIGWGAGDMDLADRPNVVRVTALTPQAAGGDELWRIEANCDDLSPEIAAHAIEHALAAGAVDAWWTAITMKKGRPALALTALASAAARPAVVAAILRETTTIGVRFDRVERTVLARALVVVETEHGPIAIKVARDAEGAVVNAAPEHDACLAAARAAGVPLKQVYAAAIAAWHRRGA; from the coding sequence ATGATCCGCGCGCGCTCGCTGGGCGCGGGGCGCGAGCTGCGCGGGCTGCACCTGCACCTCGACTGCGCCAGCGGCATCGCCGGCGACATGACCCTGGGCGCGCTGCTCGATCTGGGCGTGCCGATCGAGGCGGTCCGCGACGCGATCAAGGCGGTCGGCGTCGCGCCCGCGCGGCTGAGCGCGCGCCGCGTGATCAAGGCCGGCCTCGCGGCGATCGACGTCAAGGTCGCGACCGGCGGGCCGGTCTGGGGCGGCCACGACCACGGCCACGTCCACCCGCCCGGCCACGAGCACGGCCACGGCCACGACCACGCCCACGGCGACGACGCGATGCACGCCCACGGCGACGACGACGCGCCCGCCACCGGCCACGGCCACGGCCACGATCACCACCACTACGGCGAGATCCGGGCGCGGATCGACAGCTCGTCGCTCATGCCCGAGGTCAAGCGCCGGGCGCTCGACATGTTCGACCGGGTGGCGGTGGCCGAGGCCACGCTGCACGGGGTCGAGGTCGAGGAGGTGGTGTTCCACGAGGTCGGGGCGATCGACTCGGTGGTCGACATCGTCGGGACGGCGGCGGCGCTGGCCTATCTGGCGCCGGCGTCGGTGTCGTGCGCGCGGGTGGCGATGGGCAGCGGCACGGTCCGGTGCGCCCACGGCGTGCTGCCGGTGCCGTCGCCGGCGGCGCTCGAGATCATGCGGCGGTGCGGCGGGATCATGACCGACGGCGGCGTCGCGCGCGAGCTGACGACGCCGACCGGCGCCGCGATCCTGGCCCACGCGGTCACCGCCTGGACCCCGGCCCCGACCGGCGCCGCGGTGGCGATCGGCTGGGGCGCCGGCGACATGGACCTGGCCGATCGACCCAACGTGGTCCGGGTGACGGCGCTGACGCCGCAGGCCGCCGGCGGCGACGAGCTGTGGCGGATCGAGGCCAACTGCGACGACCTGTCGCCCGAGATCGCCGCCCACGCGATCGAGCACGCGCTCGCGGCCGGCGCGGTCGACGCGTGGTGGACCGCGATCACGATGAAGAAGGGCCGGCCGGCCCTGGCGCTCACGGCCCTGGCGTCGGCGGCGGCGCGCCCGGCGGTGGTGGCGGCGATCCTGCGCGAGACCACGACGATCGGCGTCCGGTTCGATCGGGTCGAGCGCACCGTGCTGGCGCGCGCGCTGGTCGTGGTCGAGACCGAGCACGGGCCGATCGCGATCAAGGTGGCGCGCGACGCCGAGGGCGCCGTGGTCAACGCCGCGCCTGAGCACGACGCCTGCCTGGCGGCGGCGCGCGCGGCCGGGGTCCCGCTCAAGCAGGTCTACGCGGCGGCGATCGCCGCCTGGCACCGGCGCGGGGCGTGA
- the larB gene encoding nickel pincer cofactor biosynthesis protein LarB, protein MDPARLRQLLDDVAAGRVPTATATAELAVALGGGVDDALLDRARADRTGVPEVVLGEWKTAEQIAAIVRGLAAGGRGALATRVSAEKAEHVCATVAGATYAPVARAVVVAPAAPAAPGAVGTIAIVCAGTSDLPVAEEAAVTAAFLGAEVERHVDVGVAGLHRLLGRVEAIRRCDAAIVVAGMEGALPSVVAGLVDVPLFAVPTSVGYGVGAGGWVALAAMLSSCAPGVAVVNIDNGFGAAVAAVRSARAARRAGAAR, encoded by the coding sequence GTGGATCCAGCACGCTTGCGCCAGCTCCTCGACGACGTCGCCGCCGGACGGGTGCCGACCGCCACCGCGACCGCCGAGCTGGCCGTGGCCCTGGGCGGCGGCGTCGACGACGCGCTGCTCGACCGCGCCCGCGCCGATCGCACCGGCGTGCCCGAGGTGGTGCTGGGCGAGTGGAAGACCGCCGAGCAGATCGCCGCGATCGTCCGCGGCCTCGCCGCCGGCGGCCGCGGCGCGCTGGCGACCCGGGTCAGCGCCGAGAAGGCCGAGCACGTGTGCGCGACCGTCGCCGGCGCGACCTACGCGCCGGTGGCGCGGGCCGTGGTCGTCGCCCCGGCCGCGCCGGCCGCGCCCGGCGCCGTCGGCACGATCGCGATCGTGTGCGCGGGCACCAGCGATCTGCCGGTGGCCGAGGAGGCGGCGGTGACCGCGGCGTTCCTCGGCGCCGAGGTCGAGCGCCACGTCGACGTCGGCGTCGCCGGGCTGCACCGGCTGCTCGGCCGGGTCGAGGCGATCCGCCGCTGCGACGCGGCCATCGTCGTGGCCGGGATGGAGGGGGCGCTGCCGTCGGTGGTGGCGGGGCTCGTCGACGTGCCGCTGTTCGCGGTGCCGACCAGCGTCGGCTACGGCGTCGGCGCCGGCGGCTGGGTCGCGCTGGCCGCGATGCTGTCGTCGTGCGCGCCGGGCGTCGCGGTCGTCAACATCGACAACGGCTTCGGCGCGGCGGTGGCGGCGGTGCGCTCGGCCCGGGCGGCGCGGCGCGCGGGAGCCGCCCGATGA